The following proteins come from a genomic window of Romeriopsis navalis LEGE 11480:
- a CDS encoding NAD(P)/FAD-dependent oxidoreductase: MQVLVVGCGIVGATIAYELSQVPGLDITVVDRQAAPAANNQTTYQSGTGAALGLLMASISKKTKGRNLRMRFAGVDWYDRVIPEITARTGLHIPINRQGLLMLQFEDDRLEGWEKLIPIRQTQNRRLEIWDCAKLQQQAPHLSLNKVVAGIYSPDDRQIHPAILTQGIVKAAQQHGVDFQFSVEVTGVTQTSGQVTQVMTNQGPIDCEQLVIAAGLGAFPLTQSLNEPIELRPVLGQAVQLQLPQQLGIPEFQPVFTGRDIHIVPLGQVDGHWEYWVGATVEFPSDDDIAAAQAPTADPEMFATVMQGAFDLCPELDPAETIRHWSGIRPRPQGRPAPVIERLPGYDNVIIAAGHYRNGVLLAPATAIGVSTILRNGTLPETWI; this comes from the coding sequence ATGCAAGTTTTAGTTGTTGGTTGTGGCATTGTCGGCGCAACGATCGCCTATGAACTGTCTCAAGTTCCAGGTCTGGACATTACGGTTGTCGATCGCCAAGCCGCACCCGCCGCCAACAACCAAACTACCTATCAGTCTGGCACCGGGGCCGCTCTCGGCTTACTGATGGCCAGCATCAGCAAAAAGACCAAAGGCCGCAATCTACGCATGCGGTTTGCTGGAGTTGATTGGTATGATCGGGTCATCCCAGAAATTACCGCCCGCACCGGACTACATATCCCCATCAATCGCCAAGGCTTGCTGATGCTGCAATTTGAGGACGATCGCCTCGAAGGCTGGGAAAAGCTAATTCCGATTCGCCAAACGCAAAACCGTCGCCTGGAAATTTGGGACTGCGCCAAACTTCAACAGCAAGCCCCTCACCTTAGCCTCAATAAAGTGGTTGCGGGGATTTACTCACCCGATGATCGGCAAATTCATCCGGCTATTTTGACCCAAGGAATCGTCAAAGCAGCACAGCAACATGGGGTAGACTTTCAATTTAGCGTCGAAGTCACTGGAGTCACACAAACTTCTGGACAGGTCACACAGGTGATGACCAACCAAGGACCGATCGACTGCGAGCAACTCGTCATTGCGGCTGGCCTTGGAGCCTTTCCTTTGACCCAAAGTTTGAATGAACCGATCGAACTACGCCCCGTACTTGGGCAAGCAGTACAGCTCCAGTTACCGCAACAACTAGGAATCCCCGAGTTTCAACCCGTCTTTACTGGGCGCGACATTCACATCGTGCCGCTGGGCCAAGTCGATGGACACTGGGAATACTGGGTGGGTGCAACGGTGGAGTTTCCCAGCGATGATGATATTGCCGCAGCCCAAGCTCCCACAGCTGATCCAGAAATGTTTGCCACCGTCATGCAAGGGGCGTTCGACCTCTGTCCCGAACTCGATCCAGCCGAAACTATCCGGCACTGGTCGGGAATCCGCCCCCGGCCTCAGGGGAGACCCGCGCCGGTGATCGAACGACTCCCAGGCTACGATAACGTCATCATTGCCGCCGGGCATTATCGCAATGGCGTTTTACTGGCACCAGCGACCGCAATTGGCGTCAGCACCATTCTGCGTAATGGCACACTGCCAGAGACTTGGATATGA
- the psbQ gene encoding photosystem II protein PsbQ gives MSKYRSIVALAMAFVMTLFVAFASPAEARTKAKKAPSYTAEQIESIQSYVTDIDMMRGRLTELGDLIDQEDWIFARNFIHGPLGELRFKMLGIARELSPDASKEARSQISDVFNQLNLIDRAAADKNGQAARKAFNTMNAGIEGFLDFVAPRQ, from the coding sequence ATGTCGAAGTATCGGTCTATTGTGGCGCTGGCGATGGCATTCGTCATGACGCTGTTTGTCGCTTTTGCCAGTCCTGCCGAAGCCAGAACTAAAGCTAAGAAAGCACCCAGCTACACCGCAGAACAAATTGAATCGATTCAGAGTTACGTCACTGACATCGATATGATGCGCGGTCGGTTAACCGAATTGGGCGATTTGATCGACCAAGAAGATTGGATTTTTGCGCGGAACTTTATCCACGGACCGTTAGGTGAACTGCGATTCAAGATGTTGGGGATTGCCCGTGAGCTGAGCCCGGATGCGTCGAAAGAAGCCCGTTCGCAAATCAGCGATGTATTCAATCAATTGAACTTGATCGATCGAGCGGCGGCTGACAAGAATGGTCAAGCCGCAAGAAAAGCATTCAATACAATGAATGCTGGAATTGAAGGATTTTTGGACTTCGTGGCCCCGCGCCAGTAA
- a CDS encoding alpha/beta fold hydrolase, protein MAIKRDIIKAGEYEWFYREANPQGHSDRLPIVFLHGLIAPSYSWREVMPGMAEVGFRSIAPDWIGTGNSQIPERLDFPYTAEALTQELGQFLDALELDQFSLVVQGYSGAFGLKYALEHKDRIERLAILNAPISGQDKLPFKISQLGIPLIGDALVQDFRLPDKILEGGGGYRVEDKDMNVYRNPWLDSSDGGRALHAMIRNLKLPQLGADIEQGLKTWRKPLLLAWGDRDPWLPVAKAQATAKAFPGAEFIALEEVGHYPQEDWHEKVIEALSVFLRRSV, encoded by the coding sequence ATGGCGATCAAACGGGACATAATCAAAGCAGGCGAATATGAGTGGTTTTATCGCGAGGCTAACCCGCAGGGCCATAGCGATCGACTGCCCATCGTATTTCTGCATGGCTTGATTGCCCCGAGTTACAGTTGGCGCGAAGTCATGCCAGGGATGGCAGAAGTCGGTTTTCGGAGTATTGCACCGGACTGGATTGGCACTGGCAACTCCCAAATCCCCGAGCGGCTTGACTTTCCATACACCGCAGAAGCCTTGACTCAAGAACTCGGCCAATTCCTCGATGCCCTGGAGCTCGACCAATTTTCGTTAGTGGTCCAGGGATACTCAGGCGCATTCGGGCTGAAATACGCCTTGGAACATAAAGATCGAATTGAGCGACTGGCCATCCTCAATGCCCCCATTTCCGGCCAAGACAAACTCCCATTTAAAATTAGCCAACTCGGGATTCCACTCATTGGCGATGCCCTTGTACAAGACTTTCGACTCCCAGACAAAATCCTGGAGGGCGGCGGGGGATACCGGGTTGAAGATAAGGATATGAATGTCTACCGCAACCCCTGGCTCGATAGCTCGGACGGGGGACGGGCTTTGCATGCCATGATCCGCAACCTGAAATTGCCCCAACTTGGGGCCGACATTGAACAGGGCTTGAAAACTTGGCGAAAGCCCCTGCTCCTTGCCTGGGGCGATCGCGATCCTTGGCTCCCGGTCGCGAAGGCTCAAGCAACGGCAAAAGCCTTTCCTGGTGCCGAATTTATTGCCCTCGAAGAAGTGGGCCATTACCCCCAGGAAGATTGGCACGAAAAAGTAATCGAAGCCCTCAGTGTTTTTCTGCGACGATCGGTTTAA
- a CDS encoding ROK family protein: MTQVLGLDIGGTALKLGRFDLAGNCLQTLTIDTPQPSYPEPVFAALRQAIPQLDPEQAAAAIGVGMPGPADTTGRIARIAINMEGWADVPLADWLETAFGLPTIIENDANCAGLGEHWLGAGRQFPNMILLTLGTGVGGAIFINDALYRGRSGAAGELGLITLRPEGTACRSGNRGSLEQHLSIGSIQKRTGKSPKALAALAHAGDSDALEFWHTYGEDLGTGLSSLIYVLTPDAIVIGGGISEGSEFFFPSTLATIQTRVMPTSCDHVKLLKAQLGNQAGMVGASKLAGQLLARSAAKQA, encoded by the coding sequence ATGACACAAGTTCTTGGTCTTGATATTGGTGGCACCGCACTGAAGCTGGGTCGATTTGATTTAGCCGGAAATTGTCTACAAACACTGACAATTGATACGCCGCAGCCATCCTATCCAGAACCGGTCTTTGCCGCATTGCGCCAAGCAATTCCACAACTCGATCCGGAACAAGCGGCGGCAGCGATCGGCGTTGGCATGCCTGGTCCAGCCGATACTACGGGACGAATCGCCCGCATTGCCATCAACATGGAAGGATGGGCGGATGTCCCGCTGGCCGATTGGCTAGAAACCGCATTTGGCTTACCCACCATCATCGAGAATGATGCGAATTGTGCCGGCCTCGGTGAACACTGGCTAGGGGCCGGACGGCAATTTCCCAATATGATTCTGCTGACCTTGGGAACTGGGGTCGGCGGCGCAATTTTTATCAACGATGCACTATATCGCGGGCGCAGCGGTGCAGCGGGAGAACTCGGCTTAATTACCTTACGCCCCGAAGGCACAGCCTGTCGGAGTGGAAATCGTGGCTCACTCGAACAGCATTTATCGATCGGTTCAATCCAAAAACGAACGGGGAAATCACCGAAAGCCTTAGCGGCCTTAGCCCACGCGGGTGATTCTGATGCGCTCGAATTTTGGCATACCTATGGCGAAGATTTAGGCACTGGTCTGAGCAGTCTAATTTATGTGCTGACACCGGATGCGATCGTGATTGGCGGCGGAATCAGTGAGGGTAGTGAATTTTTCTTTCCCAGCACCCTCGCCACAATTCAAACACGCGTGATGCCGACATCCTGCGATCACGTCAAACTCCTCAAGGCACAGCTCGGCAACCAAGCCGGTATGGTCGGGGCGAGCAAACTGGCCGGACAACTGTTAGCTCGATCAGCCGCTAAACAAGCGTAA